CCTGATGAAACCAAACACACTGCAGATCATAAATGCGATTTGGAAATTCAGAAACGAAACCGAGATTCCGGTATGTTTTACGCTTGATGCCGGTGCAAATGTGCATGTATTATATCCCGAAAACGTTACCGAAAAAGTATTACAATTTATTCAGGACGAATTAATTGTATTTTGCCAGAATGGTCAGTACATTTGCGACAAAATTGGAAGCGGTGCATTATTAATTGATAATTGACAATTGTTAATTAATAATTGATTAAATTTATGGAGAGAAAAAACGTTATTAAAGAAAAATCCTTTGCTTTTGCAATTGAAGTGGTTAATCTTTATAAAGTTTTAGCTGAGAAAAAAGAATTTGTTCTATCTAGACAAATGCTCCGTTCAGGAACATCAATTGGAGCAAATGTTAGAGAAGCTGAACATGCTCAAAGCAAAGCTGATTTTATTCATAAATTATCCATTTCATTAAAA
This portion of the Flavobacterium gelatinilyticum genome encodes:
- a CDS encoding four helix bundle protein, which encodes MERKNVIKEKSFAFAIEVVNLYKVLAEKKEFVLSRQMLRSGTSIGANVREAEHAQSKADFIHKLSISLKEANETEYWLDLLHETKYLSEIDFQNIKPKITELLRLLTSIVKTSKNI